A DNA window from Chitinibacter fontanus contains the following coding sequences:
- a CDS encoding cupin domain-containing protein, which translates to MSRIQIERSIGAERQTELGISAWPIWEKSISSFPWRYDCAETCYLLEGEVIVTPVDGEAVTISAGDLATFPAGMRCTWQITAPLKKHYQFD; encoded by the coding sequence ATGTCCCGCATTCAAATCGAACGATCAATTGGCGCCGAACGACAAACTGAATTAGGCATTAGCGCTTGGCCGATCTGGGAGAAAAGTATCTCCAGCTTCCCTTGGCGCTATGATTGTGCTGAAACCTGCTACCTACTCGAAGGCGAAGTGATCGTCACCCCCGTCGATGGCGAAGCGGTCACCATTAGCGCCGGAGATTTAGCCACCTTTCCTGCCGGCATGCGCTGCACATGGCAAATTACCGCCCCGCTGAAAAAACATTACCAATTTGATTAA
- the ribB gene encoding 3,4-dihydroxy-2-butanone-4-phosphate synthase encodes MKTTFEQYFQNTTPQQRVEQAIAAFQAGEAAILLDDIDRENEADLICSASQLSLPLMAMLIRECSGIVCLCLSAERARQLQLPAMVADNQSRYGTAFTVSIEAALGVTTGVSAADRLATISAAIHPAAVPDDLARPGHVFPLVENPAGLHGRRGHTEGALALSRRADCGDSAVLCELMMPDGTMMRGQDLIDFAQRHRLPILSIEDLVQSVAEVV; translated from the coding sequence ATGAAAACTACGTTTGAGCAGTATTTCCAAAACACCACCCCGCAGCAGCGTGTTGAGCAGGCCATCGCGGCATTTCAAGCAGGCGAGGCGGCAATTTTGCTGGACGATATCGACCGTGAAAATGAAGCGGATTTGATTTGTTCCGCTAGCCAGCTGAGTTTGCCGCTGATGGCGATGTTGATCCGTGAATGCAGCGGCATCGTTTGCCTTTGTCTGAGTGCCGAGCGGGCCAGGCAATTGCAATTACCTGCGATGGTCGCGGATAATCAAAGCCGCTATGGCACCGCATTTACGGTTTCGATTGAAGCGGCCTTGGGTGTCACTACCGGGGTATCTGCTGCTGATCGTTTGGCAACAATTTCTGCTGCCATACACCCCGCAGCAGTACCTGATGACCTTGCCAGACCCGGGCATGTTTTTCCGCTCGTGGAGAATCCGGCAGGGTTGCACGGACGGCGCGGGCATACCGAAGGTGCGCTCGCGCTGTCTCGGCGAGCCGACTGTGGTGATAGTGCGGTGCTATGCGAATTGATGATGCCCGATGGCACGATGATGCGCGGGCAAGATCTGATTGATTTTGCGCAGCGGCATCGCTTGCCAATCTTGTCGATTGAGGATCTGGTGCAAAGCGTGGCTGAAGTAGTGTAA
- a CDS encoding sulfurtransferase: MKPLISAEELKAILPQGKVVVVDCRHVLGNAEADAGRASYLAGHLPGARFLHLDEDLSAPKTGRNGRHPLPNPATLATKLGGLGIARDTHVVAYDSSGGPFAARLWWLLRWLGAECVQVLDGGLAAWQAVGGELLSEIAAIKPVNFDVQLNAACHVNADDVLANLENGEFQVVDARSAERFIGIGETLDPVGGHIPEAANRFFMLNLQDGYFKAADTLRQEWGVLLGDLSPAQLVHQCGSGVTACHNLLALEVAGLSGGRLYPGSWSEWCSDSSRPIATT, translated from the coding sequence ATGAAACCCCTCATTTCCGCCGAAGAATTAAAAGCAATTTTGCCGCAAGGCAAGGTCGTAGTTGTCGATTGCCGCCATGTATTGGGCAATGCCGAGGCTGATGCTGGCCGCGCTTCGTATTTGGCTGGCCACCTGCCGGGTGCCCGATTTTTGCATTTGGACGAGGATTTATCCGCGCCCAAAACGGGCCGCAATGGTCGCCACCCACTGCCCAATCCAGCCACTTTAGCAACTAAGCTGGGCGGCCTTGGCATCGCGCGCGATACGCATGTGGTGGCATACGATAGCAGCGGCGGCCCATTTGCTGCCAGATTGTGGTGGTTGCTGCGCTGGCTGGGCGCAGAGTGCGTACAAGTGCTGGATGGTGGGTTGGCGGCTTGGCAAGCTGTGGGCGGCGAGTTGCTCAGCGAAATCGCCGCAATTAAGCCGGTGAATTTTGACGTGCAGCTAAACGCTGCTTGCCATGTGAATGCCGACGATGTGCTGGCCAATTTGGAAAATGGTGAATTCCAAGTCGTTGACGCGCGTAGCGCTGAGCGCTTTATCGGCATTGGCGAAACGCTGGATCCGGTTGGAGGGCATATCCCAGAGGCGGCAAATCGGTTTTTTATGCTGAACTTGCAAGATGGCTATTTCAAAGCTGCCGATACTTTGCGTCAAGAGTGGGGGGTATTGCTGGGTGACCTAAGCCCCGCACAGCTTGTGCATCAATGCGGCAGTGGGGTAACGGCCTGCCATAATCTGCTGGCATTAGAAGTAGCGGGTTTATCTGGCGGTCGACTGTATCCGGGCTCGTGGAGCGAATGGTGCAGCGATTCGAGTCGGCCAATAGCCACCACGTGA
- the bfr gene encoding bacterioferritin, whose translation MQGDKTVIAALNGILANELIAINQTFLHARIYKNWGFKRLNDQVYHESIDAMKRSDKLIERVLFLEGLPNLQDLGKLLIGEDVQEMLGCDLQLYTGFLSSVRNAIKTCETAQDYVSRDLLAEILEDEEEYVDWLETQQTLIKEMSLTNYLQSQAFGD comes from the coding sequence ATGCAAGGCGATAAAACAGTCATTGCAGCGCTTAATGGCATTTTGGCCAACGAGCTGATCGCAATTAACCAAACCTTTCTGCACGCCCGTATTTACAAGAACTGGGGCTTTAAACGCCTGAATGATCAGGTTTATCACGAATCAATCGATGCCATGAAACGCTCAGATAAATTGATCGAGCGCGTGCTGTTTTTGGAAGGGCTGCCTAATCTGCAAGACCTGGGCAAATTATTGATCGGCGAAGATGTTCAAGAAATGCTCGGCTGTGATTTACAGCTCTACACCGGTTTTTTAAGCAGCGTACGCAATGCCATCAAAACCTGTGAAACCGCCCAAGATTATGTCAGCCGCGATTTGCTGGCAGAAATCCTGGAAGACGAAGAAGAATATGTTGATTGGCTGGAAACTCAGCAAACACTGATCAAGGAAATGTCCTTGACCAATTACCTGCAATCACAAGCTTTCGGCGATTAA
- a CDS encoding (2Fe-2S)-binding protein encodes MIVCVCNNVSDKAIRKAVEQNGVRTYIQLQRTTQTGTCCGKCTSCAKQVLKDAVETYEAQMLADLEDLAFA; translated from the coding sequence ATGATTGTCTGTGTCTGCAATAACGTTAGCGATAAAGCGATTCGCAAAGCCGTAGAGCAAAACGGCGTGCGTACTTATATCCAACTGCAACGCACCACACAAACCGGCACTTGCTGCGGCAAATGTACAAGCTGCGCTAAGCAAGTGCTTAAAGACGCGGTGGAAACCTACGAAGCACAGATGCTAGCCGATTTGGAAGACTTAGCCTTCGCCTAA
- a CDS encoding DUF1330 domain-containing protein, with the protein MAKGYWIVRLDISNLEPFQAYVAANGAALAQYGAKYLARAGQYQCVEGNTRSRNTIVEFPTYQAALDCYHSVPYQNAKALRDGACEIDLVIVEGYEGVQPG; encoded by the coding sequence ATGGCCAAAGGATATTGGATCGTCCGCCTCGACATAAGTAATCTCGAACCCTTTCAAGCCTACGTCGCCGCCAATGGCGCAGCGCTCGCGCAATACGGTGCCAAGTATCTGGCTAGAGCTGGCCAATATCAGTGCGTAGAGGGCAATACCCGCTCACGCAATACCATTGTCGAATTCCCAACTTACCAAGCCGCACTCGATTGTTACCATTCCGTACCGTATCAAAACGCCAAAGCCCTGCGCGACGGCGCGTGCGAGATTGATTTGGTGATTGTGGAGGGGTACGAGGGGGTACAGCCGGGGTGA
- a CDS encoding peroxiredoxin, whose amino-acid sequence MAVLVAKQAPDFTAAAVLGSGEIVDNFNLKAATAGKYTAIFFYPLDFTFVCPSELIAFDHRLEEFKKRNVEVIGVSIDSQFTHAAWRNTPVEKGGIGQVGYTLVADVKHEICKAYDVELADAGVALRGTFLIDKNGVVQHQVVNNLPLGRDIDELLRVVDALQFTEEHGEVCPAGWNKGKKGMKADAAGVADYLANNAQAL is encoded by the coding sequence ATGGCCGTTCTCGTTGCTAAGCAAGCCCCTGACTTTACTGCTGCAGCCGTTCTTGGCTCTGGCGAGATTGTAGACAACTTCAATCTGAAAGCCGCTACTGCTGGCAAATACACTGCGATTTTCTTCTACCCACTCGACTTTACATTCGTTTGCCCTTCAGAGTTGATCGCGTTTGATCACCGTCTGGAAGAGTTCAAAAAACGCAATGTAGAAGTGATTGGCGTATCGATCGACAGCCAATTCACCCACGCTGCATGGCGCAACACCCCAGTTGAAAAAGGTGGTATCGGCCAAGTTGGTTACACTTTGGTCGCTGACGTTAAGCACGAAATTTGCAAAGCCTACGACGTTGAATTGGCTGATGCCGGTGTAGCATTGCGCGGCACCTTCCTGATCGACAAAAACGGCGTGGTACAACACCAAGTGGTGAACAATCTGCCATTGGGTCGTGATATCGACGAATTGTTGCGTGTCGTTGATGCGCTGCAATTTACCGAAGAGCACGGCGAAGTTTGCCCAGCTGGCTGGAACAAAGGCAAAAAAGGTATGAAAGCGGACGCTGCTGGCGTGGCTGATTACCTGGCTAACAACGCGCAAGCGCTGTAA
- the bfr gene encoding bacterioferritin, which produces MQGSAKVLAGLSELLAAELTSVDQYFVHSQMYHNWGYSKLYERIDHERQDEIGHSTLLIARILFLEGIPNVAARTPLRVGKDVKEMLEFDLQTEYEVAAALKKVIAICEAEQDYVTRAMLMTLLEDTEQDHAHWLEQQLHLIKAIGLPNYLQSQAS; this is translated from the coding sequence ATGCAAGGTAGCGCAAAAGTTCTCGCCGGGCTGTCAGAATTGCTGGCAGCCGAGTTAACCTCGGTAGATCAATATTTCGTGCATAGCCAGATGTATCACAACTGGGGCTATAGCAAACTTTACGAGCGCATCGATCATGAGCGCCAGGATGAAATTGGGCATTCCACTTTATTGATTGCGCGGATTTTATTTCTGGAAGGCATCCCGAATGTGGCCGCACGCACGCCATTGCGAGTGGGCAAAGATGTCAAAGAAATGCTCGAATTCGACTTGCAAACCGAATACGAAGTGGCTGCGGCATTGAAAAAAGTGATTGCCATCTGTGAAGCCGAGCAAGACTATGTCACCCGCGCAATGCTGATGACCTTGCTTGAAGACACCGAGCAAGACCACGCCCATTGGTTAGAGCAGCAACTTCATCTGATCAAAGCCATCGGATTGCCAAATTATCTGCAATCGCAAGCGTCCTAA
- a CDS encoding aspartate/glutamate racemase family protein: MKTIGLIGGMSWESTIPYYRVINQSIKAQLGGLHSAKILLLSVDFAEIAALQSAGEWHVAGEQLAQAARTLQSAGAECLVLCTNTMHKVADQITAATDLPFLHIADVTASHIKQANLSKIGLLGTRFTMEQDFYIDRLVAQQIEVIVPELSDRLRVNEIIFNELCQGQIHEASRQVYREVMHKLVAQGAQGVILGCTEIALLVNASDAAVPLFDTADLHAQAVANFALK; this comes from the coding sequence ATGAAAACTATCGGCCTGATTGGCGGCATGAGCTGGGAATCAACGATTCCTTATTACCGTGTGATTAATCAGTCAATCAAAGCACAGCTAGGCGGTTTGCACTCAGCCAAAATACTGTTACTTAGCGTTGACTTTGCCGAAATCGCCGCCCTACAAAGCGCGGGCGAATGGCACGTTGCGGGGGAGCAACTGGCGCAAGCGGCCAGAACGCTTCAATCTGCGGGCGCCGAATGTCTGGTCTTATGCACCAACACCATGCATAAGGTCGCCGATCAAATTACGGCGGCCACCGACCTACCGTTTTTACATATTGCCGACGTCACCGCGAGCCATATCAAACAGGCCAATCTCAGCAAAATTGGCCTACTTGGTACGCGTTTTACCATGGAGCAGGATTTTTATATCGACCGCTTAGTCGCCCAGCAGATTGAGGTCATCGTGCCAGAACTTAGCGATCGCTTGCGAGTGAATGAGATTATTTTCAACGAGCTGTGCCAAGGTCAGATTCATGAAGCTTCACGGCAAGTTTATCGCGAAGTGATGCACAAATTAGTGGCGCAAGGTGCGCAAGGGGTTATTTTGGGATGCACTGAAATTGCGCTACTGGTCAATGCGAGCGACGCTGCTGTACCGCTGTTTGATACCGCCGATTTACATGCCCAAGCTGTCGCCAATTTTGCGCTGAAATAG
- a CDS encoding SMI1/KNR4 family protein, whose translation MIQRSFPQILRDLHKLEFDYADGEGIDFEPYDDFLSVAETESWFRAWTGSPDASGAEFLIFGQDGTGGLAAIWHIRDNEDLLSQPIVFFGSEGEMGVVAQNFSDYLWVLASGHGPLEAIAYPDDARSENPDFKAFAERFASTPPKRLSNIVEVAKAEFSFFEKGIESLCR comes from the coding sequence TTGATTCAACGGTCATTTCCACAAATTTTGCGAGATCTTCACAAGCTTGAATTCGATTATGCGGATGGTGAAGGAATCGATTTTGAGCCATATGATGATTTTCTAAGTGTGGCTGAAACCGAGAGCTGGTTTCGTGCATGGACTGGAAGTCCAGATGCATCTGGCGCTGAATTTCTGATTTTTGGCCAAGATGGTACGGGTGGGCTTGCTGCAATTTGGCATATACGGGACAACGAAGACCTACTCTCTCAACCCATTGTATTTTTTGGCTCAGAGGGTGAAATGGGTGTTGTAGCGCAAAATTTCTCTGATTATCTTTGGGTTCTTGCAAGTGGACATGGCCCACTTGAAGCGATTGCTTATCCTGATGACGCTCGCTCAGAGAATCCAGATTTCAAAGCGTTTGCTGAAAGATTTGCCAGTACACCACCGAAAAGGCTCAGCAATATTGTTGAAGTAGCGAAAGCAGAGTTTTCTTTTTTTGAAAAGGGCATCGAGTCATTATGCCGTTAG
- a CDS encoding acetate uptake transporter: MSAANTLTITDTSANPAPLGLMGFGMTTVLLNLHNAGLFELNAMILAMGIFYGGIAQVIAGIFESKKNNTFGMTAFTSYGMFWLTLVALIVMPQLGIAAKASEQAMAWYLLVWGIFTAFLFIGTLRMNFITQFIFGSLTVLFFLLAIGDFTGSAAIKTIAGVEGIICGASAIYSAMAQVLNEIYGREVLPLGGKAH, translated from the coding sequence ATGTCTGCTGCCAATACACTTACCATCACTGATACCTCTGCCAATCCTGCGCCGCTGGGCCTGATGGGCTTTGGGATGACCACCGTTTTGCTCAATTTGCATAACGCGGGTTTGTTTGAACTCAATGCCATGATTTTGGCGATGGGGATTTTCTACGGTGGGATTGCGCAAGTAATCGCTGGGATTTTCGAATCGAAGAAAAATAACACCTTCGGTATGACCGCGTTTACGTCCTACGGCATGTTCTGGCTGACGTTGGTGGCGCTGATTGTGATGCCTCAATTGGGTATTGCTGCCAAAGCCAGTGAACAAGCAATGGCCTGGTATTTACTCGTATGGGGTATTTTCACTGCCTTCCTCTTCATCGGCACTTTGCGGATGAATTTCATTACCCAGTTTATTTTTGGCTCTTTAACGGTACTGTTCTTCCTGCTCGCGATTGGTGACTTTACGGGCAGCGCTGCGATTAAGACTATTGCAGGGGTTGAGGGCATTATCTGTGGCGCATCTGCGATTTATTCCGCGATGGCCCAAGTGCTCAATGAAATCTACGGACGTGAAGTATTGCCGCTCGGTGGCAAAGCGCATTAA
- a CDS encoding YHS domain-containing (seleno)protein, whose product MFLRSMSGLALTSCLLVMSASPVALAFNASSNLPVNVDDKGVALRGYDPMSYFSGKPVQGDAEIKFTFEGATYYFANKENLAKFKANPGQYAPRFGGFCAQGVAKEKKVDTDPLSYKIVDGYLFLTAKPAYKDWVVNVDGYVKQAYVRWPDIKNVPPKGL is encoded by the coding sequence ATGTTTTTGCGTTCTATGTCTGGTTTAGCTCTGACTTCATGCTTGCTTGTTATGTCGGCTAGCCCCGTCGCACTGGCGTTTAATGCGAGCTCGAATCTACCTGTCAATGTGGACGATAAAGGCGTAGCTTTACGTGGCTATGACCCAATGTCGTATTTCTCTGGCAAGCCAGTGCAGGGCGATGCAGAGATTAAATTCACATTTGAAGGCGCTACATACTACTTTGCCAATAAAGAAAACCTAGCTAAGTTCAAAGCCAATCCTGGCCAGTACGCGCCGCGTTTTGGCGGTTTCTGTGCTCAGGGGGTAGCCAAAGAGAAAAAGGTTGATACCGATCCACTGTCATACAAAATTGTGGATGGATATTTATTCCTGACGGCGAAGCCCGCTTACAAAGATTGGGTGGTTAATGTGGATGGCTACGTTAAGCAAGCGTACGTACGTTGGCCAGATATCAAAAATGTGCCACCAAAAGGGCTGTAA
- a CDS encoding Crp/Fnr family transcriptional regulator: MDKAKLLSGSSLFCELSYEALAELAQHAQSRLVRAKQVVLAQGERSDEMYAVIHGRLKVMRSNTEGRELTLAILEAGEVFGELAMLDGGPRTATIEALEDCELLVLQRATVDQYLNAHPLVMRSMIQTLCERLRSADELVQDTLFLPLPQRLAKVLRQLAQNHGDETSEGIRIDLKLTQQELANFVGATRESVNKQLSAWETQGWLSMRGGYILLSHVDSLP; this comes from the coding sequence ATGGATAAAGCGAAATTACTTTCGGGCAGTAGCCTGTTTTGCGAACTAAGCTATGAGGCGCTGGCAGAGCTAGCACAGCATGCACAATCGCGCCTGGTCAGGGCCAAGCAAGTCGTGCTCGCCCAAGGTGAACGCAGCGATGAAATGTATGCGGTGATTCACGGCCGTTTGAAAGTGATGCGCAGCAATACCGAAGGGCGCGAATTAACTTTGGCCATTTTGGAGGCGGGCGAGGTATTTGGCGAGCTGGCCATGCTCGATGGTGGCCCACGCACGGCCACGATTGAGGCCTTGGAAGACTGTGAGCTGCTGGTGCTGCAACGCGCTACTGTCGATCAATATTTGAATGCGCATCCACTGGTTATGCGTTCAATGATTCAAACCTTGTGTGAGCGTTTGCGCAGTGCCGATGAGCTGGTGCAGGACACCTTATTTTTGCCCTTGCCGCAACGGTTGGCCAAAGTACTACGACAATTGGCACAAAACCATGGTGATGAAACGAGTGAAGGCATACGTATTGACCTGAAGTTAACACAGCAAGAATTGGCCAATTTTGTGGGCGCCACCCGTGAAAGCGTGAATAAGCAGTTAAGCGCCTGGGAGACACAAGGGTGGCTGAGTATGCGTGGCGGTTATATTTTGCTAAGTCATGTTGATAGCTTGCCCTAA
- the hisN gene encoding histidinol-phosphatase, whose protein sequence is MWSDFVLVSPEQIAFAKKLADASAAVIRPYYRSGLTIDDKSDASPVTQADREAELAMRALINAERPQDGIIGEEFGAERDDADWVWVLDPVDGTKAFITGRPLFVTLIGLLYRGVPVLGVVNQPIANERWIGVVGQGCTLNDQAVTVSQITELSRARIGTTGPQYFAPASREAFMQFQQGGRFTVYGGDGYQYALVATGGLDVVIEEGLKLHDFAAVAPVVIAAGGIMTDWQGEPLTRTSSGRVIAAATPEVYQAALNIMSKV, encoded by the coding sequence ATGTGGAGTGATTTCGTGTTAGTTAGCCCAGAACAAATTGCCTTTGCCAAGAAACTCGCCGATGCCAGCGCCGCGGTGATTCGTCCCTATTATCGCAGTGGATTGACCATTGATGATAAATCGGATGCCAGCCCCGTCACGCAAGCGGACCGCGAGGCCGAGCTGGCGATGCGCGCACTGATTAATGCGGAACGCCCACAAGACGGCATTATTGGCGAAGAGTTTGGTGCTGAACGCGATGATGCCGACTGGGTGTGGGTGCTTGATCCGGTCGATGGTACCAAGGCTTTTATTACCGGGCGCCCCTTATTTGTGACTTTGATTGGTTTGCTGTATCGCGGCGTACCCGTGCTGGGCGTGGTGAATCAACCGATCGCAAACGAGCGCTGGATCGGGGTCGTGGGCCAAGGTTGCACTTTAAACGACCAAGCAGTGACGGTGAGTCAGATTACCGAACTATCACGCGCGCGCATTGGCACGACTGGGCCACAATATTTTGCCCCTGCTAGTCGTGAGGCATTTATGCAGTTTCAACAAGGTGGCCGCTTTACCGTGTATGGCGGTGATGGCTATCAGTATGCCTTGGTGGCGACTGGTGGGCTCGATGTGGTTATTGAGGAAGGCTTGAAATTACATGATTTTGCTGCGGTGGCGCCAGTGGTGATTGCCGCTGGCGGCATTATGACCGACTGGCAAGGCGAGCCATTAACCCGCACGAGTAGTGGCCGCGTGATTGCTGCAGCTACCCCTGAGGTGTATCAGGCTGCACTCAATATCATGAGCAAGGTTTAA
- the zapE gene encoding cell division protein ZapE gives MSQHVIAPPQSGISPLSWYRSLATQTGFIEDQSQAAAIEKLESLWQALVVFKQKRNRLFGKTLLPTPDLPRGLYFWGGVGRGKSFLMDAFYAGLPYKRKKRLHFHHFMQEVHRELRAQQGSDDPLAKVADKWAKAVRVLCFDEFHVSDIADAMILGRLMEQLFNRGVVLVTTSNYAPDGLYPNGLQRANFLPTIELLKAKLDVLNVDGGQDFRLRTLTAARTYLQPQSAETEREMAELFAKMSTGHDQDSHVTIEGRKVKARRRAGGAIWFDFAVLCGDGRGQADYLALAQEYHTMFLSGLPKLKPEQSNLARRFTWLVDVFYDHRVKLIIAADVPVEEVYVEGLQASEFFRTASRMTEMQSKEYLALAHQSVEQAQAGVIET, from the coding sequence ATGTCTCAACACGTTATTGCCCCACCACAATCTGGTATTAGCCCACTGAGCTGGTACCGTTCATTAGCCACTCAGACGGGGTTTATTGAGGACCAATCGCAAGCTGCGGCGATTGAAAAACTCGAAAGCTTGTGGCAAGCACTGGTGGTGTTCAAGCAAAAGCGCAATCGCTTGTTTGGCAAAACTTTACTGCCGACACCAGATTTACCACGCGGCTTGTATTTCTGGGGCGGCGTAGGGCGTGGCAAGAGTTTTTTGATGGATGCGTTTTACGCTGGCTTGCCATACAAACGCAAAAAACGCCTGCATTTTCACCACTTTATGCAGGAAGTGCATCGCGAGCTGCGCGCGCAGCAAGGCAGTGATGACCCGCTGGCTAAAGTGGCCGATAAATGGGCCAAAGCCGTGCGTGTGCTGTGTTTTGACGAGTTTCATGTTTCCGACATTGCTGATGCGATGATTCTGGGCCGGCTGATGGAGCAGCTATTTAACCGCGGCGTGGTGTTGGTAACGACATCCAACTATGCGCCCGATGGCCTGTACCCCAACGGCTTGCAGCGCGCTAACTTTCTACCAACGATTGAGCTACTCAAAGCCAAACTCGACGTACTGAACGTCGACGGTGGGCAAGATTTCCGCCTGCGCACGCTCACCGCCGCGCGTACCTATTTGCAACCGCAATCGGCCGAGACCGAGCGCGAAATGGCCGAGCTGTTTGCCAAAATGAGCACTGGTCATGATCAGGATTCACACGTCACCATCGAAGGGCGCAAAGTCAAAGCGCGCCGCCGTGCCGGTGGCGCGATCTGGTTCGACTTTGCCGTGCTGTGTGGCGATGGCCGTGGTCAGGCCGATTATCTGGCCTTGGCGCAGGAATATCACACCATGTTTTTATCGGGCCTGCCTAAGCTCAAACCCGAGCAAAGTAATTTGGCGCGCCGCTTCACGTGGCTGGTCGACGTGTTTTACGACCACCGCGTTAAGCTGATCATCGCGGCTGATGTGCCTGTGGAAGAGGTTTACGTGGAAGGCCTGCAAGCGAGCGAATTTTTCCGCACCGCCAGCCGCATGACCGAAATGCAATCGAAAGAATACCTCGCGCTGGCGCACCAAAGCGTCGAGCAGGCGCAGGCTGGGGTGATTGAGACTTAG